The Tripterygium wilfordii isolate XIE 37 chromosome 4, ASM1340144v1, whole genome shotgun sequence genome has a window encoding:
- the LOC119996934 gene encoding putative nuclease HARBI1, whose amino-acid sequence MSDDIIRPRDPTYSTVPKYIEEEERYFPYFRDCIGAIDGTYIHASVPNDDQTRFIGRKGMTTQNVMATCDFDMLFTYVCAGWEGSAHDSQIFSTVLSNGNSKFPHPPSGKYYLVDSGYPNQSGYLAPYRGQRYHLEWHILSTMPPYSFRTQVKIVVACAVLHNFIRLRALDDPDFTTYSDDDITLHVASMESSTKGVGASTSEDQPFISEDLEMAVIHDIIAAKVFASY is encoded by the exons ATGTCAGACGATATTATCAGACCAAGGGATCCAACATATTCGACTGTCCCAaagtacatagaagaagaagagagatattTTCCATACTTTAGGGATTGCATCGGGGCAATTGATGGTACGTACATTCATGCATCAGTCCCGAATGATGATCAGACAAGATTCATTGGGCGAAAAGGCATGACCACGCAGAATGTGATGGCGACATGTGACTTCGATATGTTATTCACATATGTGTGTGCGGGTTGGGAAGGATCAGCACATGACTCTCAAATTTTTAGTACGGTTCTCTCTAATGGAAACTCAAAGTTTCCCCACCCTCCCTCTG gaaaatattacttggttgattcAGGATATCcgaatcaaagtggatatcTAGCACCGTATAGGGGACAGAGATACCATTTAGAG TGGCACATTTTATCAACAATGCCCCCTTACTCATTTCGCACTCAAGTGAAGATCGTGGTGGCCTGCGCAGTTTTACATAATTTCATACGATTGCGCGCATTGGATGACCCGGACTTCACTACATATAGTGATGATGACATCACTCTTCATGTCGCAAGCATGGAATCCAGTACCAAAGGAGTTGGAGCGAGCACTTCGGAGGACCAACCATTCATCAGTGAGGACCTAGAGATGGCAGTTATCCACGATATAATTGCGGCGAAAGTGTTTGCATCATACTAG
- the LOC119997842 gene encoding probable pectinesterase 8, whose product MSPLTLSLNSLVATLAILASTTSLITTNNPSIFLNYLTKLIVTTSSSTTLVEPKSYHRHNHHRRHPDKGKVVSVCDDFPFDIPPPDTNTTSYLCVDRNGCCNFTTVQAAVDVVANLSMKRTIIWINSGIYYEKVMVPRTKQNITFQGQGYTTTAIAWNDTANSAGGTFYSGSVQVFANNFVAKNISFMNVAPIPSPGDVGAQAVAIRISGDQSAFLGCGFFGAQDTLHDDKGRHYFKDCYIQGSIDFIFGNARSFYENCQLISMAKPVEKGINGALTAQGRASNDENSGFAFVNCIVGGNGRVWLGRAWRPFSRVVFAYTSMTDIIAPEGWNDFNDPARDQSIFYGEYNCTGAGANMTMRASYVQRLNDTQASPFLNMSFIDGDQWLFNAM is encoded by the exons atgaGTCCTCTAACACTTTCTCTAAATTCTCTTGTTGCAACTCTAGCAATTTTGGCATCTACAACTAGTCTTATAACCACAAATAACCCTTCAATATTCCTCAATTACCTTACCAAATTGATTGTCACCACATCCTCATCAACCACACTCGTTGAGCCTAAAAGTTATCATCGTCACAATCATCACCGACGACACCCTGATAAGGGTAAAGTAGTATCTGTTTGCGACGATTTTCCGTTTGACATACCTCCTCCGGACACTAATACTACCTCTTATTTATGCGTCGATCGAAATGGTTGCTGCAATTTCACAACAGTTCAAGCAGCTGTTGATGTTGTTGCCAATTTAAGCATGAAAAGGACCATAATTTGGATTAACTCTGGCATTTACta CGAGAAAGTTATGGTTCCAAGAACCAAACAGAACATAACATTCCAAGGACAAGGCTACACAACCACTGCAATCGCATGGAATGACACTGCCAATTCTGCTGGTGGAACATTTTATAGCGGTTCGGTTCAAGTTTTCGCCAACAACTTTGTTGCCAAGAACATAAGCTTCATG AATGTAGCACCAATTCCAAGCCCAGGTGATGTTGGTGCGCAAGCAGTGGCCATTAGAATATCTGGAGACCAGTCTGCTTTTCTAGGTTGTGGGTTCTTTGGAGCCCAAGACACACTTCATGATGATAAGGGTCGCCATTACTTCAAGGATTGTTATATACAGGGTTCCATTGATTTCATCTTTGGCAATGCAAGGTCATTCTATGAG AATTGCCAATTGATTTCCATGGCGAAACCGGTAGAAAAGGGCATAAATGGAGCTTTGACAGCACAAGGAAGAGCTTCCAATGATGAGAACTCTGGGTTTGCGTTCGTGAACTGCATCGTCGGAGGGAATGGGAGGGTATGGCTAGGTAGAGCATGGAGGCCATTTTCGCGTGTCGTTTTTGCGTATACAAGCATGACTGATATTATAGCTCCTGAGGGTTGGAATGACTTCAATGATCCTGCAAGAGACCA GAGTATTTTTTATGGAGAGTACAATTGTACAGGTGCAGGAGCCAATATGACAATGAGAGCCTCCTATGTTCAGAGACTTAATGATACACAAGCTTCTCCTTTCCTTAACATGTCCTTCATTGATGGAGATCAATGGTTATTCAATGCAATGTGA
- the LOC119996935 gene encoding F-box/kelch-repeat protein At3g06240-like, whose product MSLLAVEGTGVTWETIVLWNPAIREFKSLPSSPVERPPTENLYMYGCIGFGFDRNTNDYKVLRVVTDDHYPPEHHQIELYSLNSDSWREIPDVSFDHYHINSFETYNNGVYYWWAYDNIDHLIMSFDFATETFEKLPLPDCEGAWVEYAQETMYGVLAIRYDYHKVLCTFNGLPAVIFSPIQATEKLFDIWVMTEHGVKESWVKQMSIGPISGVEKPLGFCKNNGMFFEDSNKQQVLYDSNTQELKNLQFHGFQMSQGGLKVASYVESLVPIHGVGEDDDEPLIMSCYRELLFLDLLQAL is encoded by the exons ATGTCACTACTTGCCGTGGAGGGTACTGGCGTTACTTG GGAGACAATTGTTCTCTGGAATCCAGCCATCAGAGAATTCAAATCTCTTCCTTCGTCCCCCGTTGAGCGCCCACCTACTGAAAATCTTTACATGTATGGATGCATTGGATTTGGTTTCGATCGAAATACCAACGATTACAAGGTACTTAGAGTTGTTACTGATGATCATTACCCTCCCGAACACCATCAAATCGAATTATATTCTCTAAACAGTGACTCTTGGAGAGAAATCCCTGATGTTTCTTTCGATCATTATCATATTAATTCTTTCGAAACATACAACAATGGAGTTTATTATTGGTGGGCCTATGACAACATTGATCATCTGATCATGTCTTTCGACTTTGCAACTGAAACTTTTGAGAAGTTGCCACTACCTGATTGTGAGGGTGCTTGGGTTGAGTATGCACAGGAAACAATGTATGGAGTACTTGCTATTAGGTATGATTACCATAAAGTACTTTGCACCTTTAATGGATTGCCTGCAGTTATATTTTCCCCCATACAGGCTACAGAGAAATTGTTTGATATATGGGTGATGACTGAACACGGAGTTAAAGAGTCTTGGGTTAAACAAATGAGTATTGGACCCATTTCAGGTGTTGAGAAGCCCCTGGGATTTTGCAAGAATAATGGAATGTTTTTCGAAGACTCCAACAAGCAGCAAGTCTTGTATGATTCTAATACTCAGGAGCTTAAGAATCTTCAGTTCCATGGCTTCCAAATGAGTCAAGGTGGATTGAAAGTTGCAAGCTATGTGGAGAGTCTTGTTCCAATTCATGGTGTAggagaggatgatgatgaaccTCTCATTATGTCTTGTTATAGGGAACTTCTCTTCCTTGATCTATTGCAAGCtctatga
- the LOC119997515 gene encoding uncharacterized protein At1g51745-like: MNSSGSGAADCSVGSIVWVRRRNGSWWPGKILDADELESCHLTSPRSGTPVKLLGREDASVDWYNLEKSKRVKAFRCGEFDDCIERAESSHGIPIKKREKYARREDAILHALELEKQQLRKQGKLDLASDNTRSKPSGSVKESATSSEHLRNCIGKPGSSKSTKISKRVDTTVKDEIISNLSFPQKAKDGNLPSWEDDHTEVTPRMRGLQDFGIRTGPLKRKLSPSVSSDASQKLPANDHTKSPSGASKMGRTDSANEMDQTRASFRAKRSKCVYLPDLSSDSLDSKEVPPGDIEISASQLGDDDGCPHPDSLAEENASELSEDVESDSTESDASESETDSSKTEPDINETTVHSGSAAPAVAELHSLGLPEVPGEHRGTSSEEPDESELSGEMFQLHPDDFFHANEAVSKWQLKGKRNIRNFTKKSLDVAGEKGFNGSIHGTTYGMNRTNFGQRVSGQSLRLQGSDYFDDDIDDIDFDEKDFGTHMVGLYNRGYSYASMSVPMGRNSSGCTIVDSDDQTWEGLSPWQGQWKDSRECFDAASIGRHHLGGRSRSILFDVDLKVQASYQKGRVPIVSLMSKLNGKAIIGHPIQIEVMENGSTENLLSTTAHFGNGATEHDGNTVLPQAWRTARRTNSRVPRPLSSSLDCGDAADGESRPQFKKSNSGNFNKNTSLFVKKLPQISRPPADRKIARKPMKKVSLSSSQKTRTLSSIATEQHLGKPIHGSSNCQIDGLLKQESSGPPTVACIPVKLVFSRLLEKINRPPLKAARKVVFPNNVAERQPS, from the exons ATGAATAGTTCTGGATCGGGTGCGGCGGATTGCAGCGTGGGGTCGATAGTTTGGGTGAGGAGGAGGAACGGGTCGTGGTGGCCGGGGAAGATACTGGATGCCGACGAGCTGGAATCTTGCCATCTTACATCGCCACGATCAGGGACTCCGGTCAAGCTACTTGGAAGGGAAGACGCTAGCGT GGATTGGTACAATCTAGAGAAATCTAAGCGTGTGAAGGCATTTCGATGTGGTGAGTTTGATGATTGTATTGAAAGGGCTGAATCCTCCCATGGCATACCAatcaagaaaagagagaaatatgCACGGCGTGAAGATGCAATACTTCATGCACTTGAACTTGAGAAACAACAATTGAGAAAACAAGGAAAATTAGATTTAGCTTCTGATAACACAAGAAGTAAACCATCTGGCTCTGTCAAGGAGTCAGCCACATCTTCAGAACATTTGAGAAATTGTATTGGAAAACCAGGGAGTTCTAAATCTactaaaatttcaaaaagagTGGATACAACTGTCAAGGATGAGATTATCAGCAACCTTTCCTTTCCTCAAAAAGCGAAAGATGGAAATCTACCATCATGGGAAGATGATCATACTGAAGTCACCCCTCGAATGCGAGGCTTGCAGGACTTTGGGATTAGGACTGGCCCTTTAAAACGAAAACTTTCACCTTCTGTTTCTTCAGACGCCTCTCAGAAGCTTCCAGCTAATGAtcacactaaatctccttctgGGGCTTCTAAGATGGGCAGAACTGATTCTGCAAATG AAATGGATCAAACACGAGCTAGCTTTCGGGCAAAAAGAAGCAAGTGTGTTTACTTACCAGACTTATCTAGTGATTCTTTGGACTCTAAGGAAGTTCCTCCTGGCGACATTGAGATTTCAGCTTCCCAACTTGGAGACGATGATGGTTGTCCTCATCCTGATTCCCTGGCTGAGGAGAACGCTTCAGAATTATCAGAagatgttgaatctgattcaacAGAATCTGATGCCTCTGAATCTGAGACTGATTCTTCCAAGACTGAACCAGATATCAATGAGACGACTGTTCATTCAG GTTCTGCTGCGCCTGCAGTGGCAGAATTGCACTCTCTGGGACTACCTGAAGTACCAGGAGAGCATAGAGGCACAAGTAGCGAGGAACCAGATGAGTCGGAACTTTCAGGTGAAATGTTTCAGCTACATCCTGATGACTTTTTTCATGCTAATGAAGCCGTGTCCAAATGGCAATTGAAAGGGAAGAGGAACATTCGAAATTTTACAAAGAAGTCTTTGGATGTTGCTGGTGAAAAAGGGTTCAATGGATCCATTCACGGAACTACTTATGGAATGAACCGAACCAATTTCGGGCAACGAGTgtctgggcagagtttgagattACAAGGAAGTGATTATTTCGATGATGATATTGATGATATTGATTTTGATGAGAAGGATTTCGGGACCCATATGGTAGGCTTGTATAATAGAGGTTATTCTTATGCATCAATGTCTGTCCCCATGGGACGAAATAGTTCGGGTTGTACCATTGTTGATTCGGACGACCAGACTTGGGAGGGTCTTTCACCTTGGCAAGGTCAATGGAAAGACAGCAGGGAGTGTTTTGATGCAGCATCCATTGGCCGTCATCATTTAGGTGGAAGGTCGAGATCCATCTTATTTGATGTAGATTTGAAGGTGCAAGCAAGCTATCAAAAAGGACGTGTCCCTATTGTGTCTCTCATGAGCAAGTTAAATGGAAAGGCGATAATAGGTCACCCAATCCAAATTGAGGTGATGGAAAATGGCTCTACGGAAAATCTTCTTTCCACAACTGCTCATTTTGGCAATGGAGCGACTGAGCATGATGGAAATACAGTACTTCCACAAGCATGGAGGACTGCTAGAAGGACCAACTCTCGGGTCCCACGCCCTCTATCATCATCATtggattgtggagatgctgctgATGGTGAAAGCAGACCacaattcaagaaatcaaattCTGGGAATTTTAATAAAAACACTAGCCTTTTTGTGAAGAAACTTCCTCAGATTTCCCGGCCTCCAGCAGATAGGAAGATAGCAAGAAAGCCAATGAAGAAAGTTAGCTTATCTTCTAGTCAGAAAACAAGGACTCTGTCGTCAATTGCTACTGAGCAACATCTCGGAAAGCCAATACATGGTAGCAGTAATTGTCAAATAGATGGGCTGCTTAAGCAAGAATCATCTGGTCCCCCAACAGTTGCTTGCATTCCTGTCAAGTTAGTATTTAGTCGGTTGCTTGAAAAGATCAATAGGCCACCATTGAAAGCAGCTAGAAAGGTGGTTTTTCCAAATAATGTTGCAGAGAGACAACCATCATAG